The following is a genomic window from Sulfitobacter pontiacus.
GGGATAAAGCACCAGCACCAGCATCAAGGCCGCGCCCCCAAGGGACCGGATTTCCGGGAACCAGTAGTCGCGCGGCCCCCAGCCCGTGACGTCACGCAGCACCGTTTGCACGATTCCGGGGTGGTCAAGGATATGCGTGTAGGCATAGGCCAGCACATAGGCGGGAAAAGCCAGCGGCAGCACCAGCGCGATTTCAAGCATGCGGGCACCGGGGAAGCGGGTCATGGTCACCAGCCACGCGGTCCCCACGCCCAAGGCAAAGGTGCCCGTGGCCACCATTGCGACCAACAGAACGGTGGTGCCCGCGTACCCCAGCAGCACCGTATCGATCAGGTGGCGCACGGTCTCGGTGCCCCCGACCAGCGCGGCCAGCAAAACGGCAACCATCGGCAAGGCACAGGTCGCCGCAATCGCGACCGCAACCCCCGCCAGCAAACGCACGCCGTCCCGCGATCTTTTCACGGCGGCGGGGCTTGTATTGATATCCTGTGTCGTCATGCGATCGGTTTCGACTAATTCAGTCGGAAATACCAGCGGGATGACTGAAAATTGTAGCGCTGCGCGCAGGTGCAAGGGCGTGATCCTGCCTTTGCAGCAGAATCTCCCGTGTCAGGATGCGTGCCTTCAGCACGGGTCAGTCATAGCTACGCTGGTCTTCGATCACCAATCCGTCGTTGGGCAGGCTGCCCGGCGCGGCCAGCACGACCTTGCCCTTCAGCTTGAGAAGCGCGGCAACAGAGGCACCGTAGCTGTCCGCGTCATCACCCGTCGTCTCAAGATGCACAGTCATGACGTCCTGTTCATTCGCACGGCTTGCCACCACGCGGGCCTTCGTGACCTCGGGGTGATTAGCAACAAGCGCCGCGACCTGTTCGGGGCGTACGAACATGCCCTTGATCTTGGTGGTCTGATCCGCACGGCCCATCCAGCCCTTGATGCGCATATTGGTCCGCCCGCAAGGAGACGCCCCCGGCAGCACGGCGCTCAGGTCCCCTGTGGCGAAACGGATCAGCGGATAGTCGGGGTTCAAGGTGGTCACGACAACCTCGCCCACCTCGCCCGAAGCGACGGGGGTGCCGGTGCCGGGGGTCACGATCTCGATGATTACATTCTCGTCCACGATCATACCTTCGGCGGCGGGGCTTTCGTAGGCGATATTGCCCAGATCCGCCGTCGCATAGCTTTGCAAACAGGTGATCCCCCGCTCTGCGTAATAGTCGCGCAAGGACGGGAACAGCGCGCCCCCGCCAACGGCAGCCTTGGTGATGCCAAGGGTCACCCCCATCTCATCCGCTTTTTCGAGAATGATCTTGAGGTAATCCGGCGTGCCAGCATAGGCGGTCGTGCCGATATCGCGCGCGGCAATGACCTGCAGTTCGGTCTGCCCGGTGCCCGCCGGCAGCACCGCCGCCCCCACAGCCCGCGCCCCGGATTCAAAGATCATGCCCGCAGGTGTCAGGTGATAGCCAAAACAGTTCTGGACGATGTCGCCCTCGCCAATCCCCACCGCATGCAGGAACCGCCCCATGCGCCACCAGTCCGGCGCGTCGGAGGAGGGTTCATAGATCGGACCGGGAGACTGGAAGATATGGGTGAACGCATGGGCGGGTTTGGTGGTGAAACCGCCAAAGGGGGCCGACTGCGCCTGCTGTTTCCCGATCTCGGATTTGCGCAGAACCGGCAGCGCGGCCAGCGCCTCGACATTGGTGATCGTGTCTGGCGCGATCCCGTCCAACGATCCGGCATAGCCCGGCAGCGCCTGCGCCCGTGCGATCTGCGCGGGCAAGGTCCGGGCAAGATCGGCCGCCCGTGTCTCGGGGCTGCGGGTCTCTAGGCTGTCAAAATAGGACGTCTGTGCCATGTCGCTTACTCGCAATTCATCTGGGTGGTCAGGAAATGGAAAACTCGTGGGCCGTGCGCTGGATCAGCTGAGCCAGCGTTTGCGGCGCCGATAGCTGCGGACATCGCGGAAAGACTTGCGCCCCTCATCCGACATGCCAAGGTAGAATTCCTTGACGTCCTGGTTCTCGCGCAGGTCGGCGGCAGGGCCGTCCATCACGACGCGACCGGATTCCAGAATATAGCCGTAGTGCGCAAAGCGCAGGGCAACGTTGGTGTTCTGTTCGGCCAGCAGGAATGTCACGCCTTCGTTTTCATTCACCGATTTGACGATCTCGAAAATCTGTTCGACCAACTGCGGCGCAAGACCCATC
Proteins encoded in this region:
- a CDS encoding phenylacetate--CoA ligase family protein, giving the protein MAQTSYFDSLETRSPETRAADLARTLPAQIARAQALPGYAGSLDGIAPDTITNVEALAALPVLRKSEIGKQQAQSAPFGGFTTKPAHAFTHIFQSPGPIYEPSSDAPDWWRMGRFLHAVGIGEGDIVQNCFGYHLTPAGMIFESGARAVGAAVLPAGTGQTELQVIAARDIGTTAYAGTPDYLKIILEKADEMGVTLGITKAAVGGGALFPSLRDYYAERGITCLQSYATADLGNIAYESPAAEGMIVDENVIIEIVTPGTGTPVASGEVGEVVVTTLNPDYPLIRFATGDLSAVLPGASPCGRTNMRIKGWMGRADQTTKIKGMFVRPEQVAALVANHPEVTKARVVASRANEQDVMTVHLETTGDDADSYGASVAALLKLKGKVVLAAPGSLPNDGLVIEDQRSYD